In the Sebastes fasciatus isolate fSebFas1 chromosome 12, fSebFas1.pri, whole genome shotgun sequence genome, AACAGCCAGGGAGGGTTTGCTGAgagcatcaacacacacacacatacacagatgtAGGTGATGATGGAGATGGTGTCACAGCTGGCTTCCTGTGAAATGCATGTGTTTCTGCTTCTGGTGCACTGTGTGATTCTCATTCTGGTGTGCAAAAGATTTATAGTGATTGAGAGTAGTTTTGTTTCTGTGAAGGTAGAGGGCAGTTCCTGGCAGTTGCAGATGCCTGGGGGTGAAGACATGTTTTCATGCCTCTGTTATTGCTCACTCCATTTATGCAATCTGACTTGCTTATTATGGTTCCCTTGCAGAGTAGTATTCATAGTGGAGCTACAGTATGTTTATGCTAGTACAAAAAATGAATCATTTCTCCCAGGTTGTCTGTTCTGATGTTGCTTATTTAGCCTGAACTTAATGTTTAGCCTGAACATTATGTTAAGAATCCAACAGGCCTCTTGTGTGTTCCACTTCTTCAGAGTTCGTCTGCCTTGCTGAAATACAGCACCGCAGCAGAAAGGGTGAAGTAATGTAGATTTGTCTGCTGCAGACATGAGGTCCAGATACCAGGTATCATACTCACCTTCACCCAGAAAGAGGCCCCTCATGGGACTGGTGCCGCAAGCCTGCCTTTCTGCTGTGGTTTGCCAAGTGAAAGCAGTTTTGTATTTAGCAAAAGGTCAGCTGTCATCCCTCCCACCCGCCTCTACCCACACAGGCTTTCCAGCTAGTCAGGTTTGCTTGTGGTGAgcgacactgtgtgtgtgtgtgtgtgtgtgtgtgtgtgtgtgtgtgcaggcgaGACATGGGGATCTGACTCTGCCAAGGTATCTTTAGGTAATTATTTCATAATGTAGATAGGATCACTCCCTCCGTTCTCTTCTGCCTCATTCTTGGGCTGCCGGTCTGGGCTTGTGCTTTAGTAAAATCCCCCACCAGATGACAGATGGGGCTGGTGTTTTCCTGGGATATGATGTTATCTAAAAGGCTGGATTGGTTGACTTTGGTCACGTCTACAGCTCGGGTAGAAAAGTGGGCAGGTCATAGTTCAGGCCTTAAAAAACCTGGGTCAGGCAGCAAGACTGCTCATACTATCCTCCTGGGCTAAACTCAGCCTGCTGTCTGGTCAGGAAGCTCTTTGTCCAGaagatttaattttaaaaacagTAGTCACGCTATTGTGTTTTGCTGTGTGTTCCAAATGCATTGAGGAATTTTGTATTTGACTACTTtcacttaaattgttaaaagtCAGTGAAAGGACAGACTATTGACTGCTGGACCACTTAACACTACATGAGTTTCACCAGATTTGATTTGTCAAAATCAAATATGTCTGGAAATAATTTATACTTCAGTAATAACTTTTTGATACTTGCTTGTTTAGTTGCTATTTCCCATGTCTGCCTTTTTTCAAACTCTTAACGGTCACTTTTCTCTACTGCAGTGCAGAAGGGCAACTTCAACTGACCCATAATACATCACAAGCTACTTCCTGGCAGTCGGGACATTCGAAACCCACCTCCCCCCACAATTCTTTAGCAGTGGAGGGTGAAATGAAATGAGTCagctttgttttctctcctccaccaccaccacgtcCAATCTATCTGGCCGATCTCCTGTCGTATTCACTATTTGGCCGGTGCCTAAGCCTTTTTAGCCGAGGCTTTCTCCACTGTGTTCCCCTGGCTCCCGGAAGTCTCTGTGATTGATTGCTTGGCCTGGTTGTGGCAGGGTCATTGTTGCCAAGCAACGCCCAGAGTCGAGCTTCTAGTGGTTGGCAGAGCTGGAAGTGACAGGCTGCTGTAGAGGGTTTTCACTTGTCAGTCAGATGTACCCAGGAGTAGTGATATCCAATTGGACCCAATCATTTGAGACTGCTGTCACAGGTTAATCCCTCAGCGTTCAGAGACTCAAGTCTCTAACTGTAGTTCCATACGAATAAATGCTACACGATAGAAAGTATAGTACCAAATAAAGTTGGTTTTGGTTCTCTCTGCAGCCAGCATGTTGCTGACTTTGCTCACCTGTTCAGTCTTTGTTTAAACAGCAATCGCGTTGAGTTCCCATTTCGAATACAGGGTTTCCCCCAGGAAACTGGTAAGCGGAGGTGATAAGATCTGCAACACCACACCGCCCTACGaataacaaaacaagacacactGCCTGTGTTTCGTGCACACAAAATGTCCCCTAATATTTGAAACTCTGTAATCGGGCTTAACCAGTGGGGGTAAACTGACAACCTAAAGGACTATAGTATTATGGGATCTAATTAAAAGAAATGTGGGTTTCAGCTGGTGTGGCCACCAGCTGAAATTGTCTTAGCCAGTtacttcatttcattataaaccTCTGTAGGATACACTATTATTAAAGGTtctaaatttgatatccagagcattatcATAACAGCAAAATACTATTTgctttgtaaagatatagaggagtaatgtctacctgaataGAGAATGAcattgctctccctctgtgtctgttgtaatctgagtttctccgCGCTTTGTTGTCAAAGCCGGGCCGGCTGCGTGTGCTTTTAGGGCACGTGAGCGTGCCGtaactggctagctcacagtcGCTCCTctacactgctctcatacggcggttacagctgataacggaACGTCACAGAAGCGTAGCgcacaccctccggttccccctccgGTAAATACTGTCATCTCTGTCAGCAGTTTCGGCATTGTTGCGCTtttagcaccattagctacaAGTCGGCGGCTTGCTgtccgccatgttgagagccgttgagaggcaatagaaatgatCCCAATCTCGTATTGAGCTCCTTTTAAAATATCCATAAATGCAGCCATGGCTTCCACTATCATTCTTGTAATTTTTGCGTAATCTGCTTGTTATTTTTTCAATTCATTGGTTAGTCTCTATAATATTGGAATCACAGTTTCCCAGAGTTGAAGGTCATGTGTTCACGTTGTTTGCTTCACCAGACCTACAttcaaaaacccaaagatatttcaTGTAAAAgcatataaaacagagaaaaacagcaacTCCTCACACTTGAGAAAGTGGAACCTGTGAATATCTGGCATTTGTCCTCAAGCAGTGACATAAATTATTAACTTAACTTGATCAGTTTTCTGTCTACTTATTGTTTCAGTCCTTGTTACAGCCTCTTTGTGGGTTGAGAATGACGTTCTCTCTGCAGTGACATGGCTTTATTACGAGTGAAAAGCCCCGTGGTAGCTAAACAAACAGCCTGTCAGATTAGGGTCCCGTTGTTTTGTTAATGCTGGAAGGTTTCAGAGGCCACATGCAGCAAGAGGAGGGGGTCTCTACCAAGGCACCGGTTCAACAGATCATGACCACATACAACATGGCTTTCTTAAAATGGCTCCGTAGAGAAGATCCTACTTTCCTCACTATCCAAACAAGCTCACTGATGAGCAGGCTGAAGTGGCGACATGGCTTGTAGCCCTCTCCACCCAAGATAAATGAGGCACGGTTCCCCAGATAGAGGCGCAACATGTTTAGAGACTTCACCTCCTGTATGAATCGAGTAAGATAACGTCCCTCCCTTACATTTGGTTATCAGCTCTATTTCAGGACATGGTGTGTTTCTCTTGTTTTTCCCAGGACTTTTTTGAACTTTAAGCTTATAATTAGATATGCGTGTGCTGGCTGTGACCCACGTTTAGGCTGTTACAGCAGCTGCAGTGCAGGCTTCATCCTAAGGAGGACATATTTTGAGATGATAAAGGTTGAGCCACTTTGTTGATCCATCATAGATTTCTGCATGTGCACCTACAGTACCTGTATGACATGATTTATCAGGGCTAGTACCTATACAGTACGTAGCTGTACTTAACACCTTTGTTAGGTTAGAAGCACTGGTGAGACAAGTAATGTCCTGTTTTACATCATCTGGATTGCAGTTTCACACAGATCTTTCCACGCAAATCAGTTTATTTTGTACATCCACCAAAACCTCAAGCATCTATTCAACCACTAAAGAGGCCTCAGAAGAATGTTTGTTACAGCCTAGTTGATTTATGTTGCAGCCTTAATGTAAGCCTCTTCACCAGCTGTAGTGATGCCGGCCGACGTCACGAAAAACTTTTAGAAGAGAAGTGAAAGTGATACAGTCACAAGACCAGAAAGTGTATATTTaagtcagctgtgtgtgtgtgtgtgtgtttgtttttgttacagCTGTAGAAGGTATGTCAGTCTGTCACGCCTCTACTTCCTGTCGATGATTGTTTTTTGGAACCCATGTTAGATGAGAGACGGCACAGAGGAAGTGAGCATAGCTTTAGTTTATCTTAAGAGCACTGCGGACGATTACGCCTTCCCATAATAGTCCTCCTTATTCATGCTGGAACACATTCAACATTGTACTATGAATGTGGTTGTGGTGGGCGTTGTATTGAAAGGACACACATTAAAGACTAAACTGATGAAATACTGATTCATTCAGTTTCATTCCTGTAATGAATCACTCATTGAATATAAAGCAACTGGGACAGCCACTACCGGACAGATTTATAATTCCTTTTGACGTTCAAAATAAAGACTCAAAACAGCACATTATGCATTTGGAAACCTGTCATTTTTGCAGTTCATGGGGGTTTCATTACAATAATTATTCAGTAATGTGACTTGTAATGACATCCAAGCAACAAAGTGAGAAAGTCTGGAATGCATTTGGTTTGGCAGCCCACTGGGAGCACCCCTCGTAACCGCCAAAGGGTTGGAAAATATGTGCAACCACCATTTTTGGGTGTCCTCTGTCCTGGTTTATAAACGGCTTGTGTCCTTGTTTCCGTTTGCTCCCTACAGAGCAGATCTTCCAGAACCTCCGTCAGGAGTACAGCCGGATCCAGAGGCGGCGGCAGCTGGAAGGGGCCTTCAACCAGACGGAGGCCTGTAGCTCCAGCGATGCCCCCAGCCCCAGTTCCTCCCTCAACGCTCCCAGCTCCCCACCAGGTAGGAGAATTTACTGTTGCACACACCTACACTTTATGGCTTTTACTCCAAAGGCCACGTCTTCCGGTCGGTCATGTCCAGCTCTAATGGGTGACACTACTTGtgccagtttgtttgtttgtttgtttttccccaTTCAAACCACCATGCTAAAACATTTGTGCGTTTTGTAACAGCAGCTGTTGATTTATCtagagctgcacaattaatcgaatattaatcacgatcacGATTTTTGGTTTCCATAATTACCcaataatgacatttaaaaatgcatgctccactcatagaaaactctgctgcatatcaaatcaagcgcttcgtAGACTAACAGTCAGCCACCAGGGgacgatcaagatgttttggggATTTCACTTTTGGGAATTTGTCACGCCGCTGTGTGCGCACCCTACAGCGGCAGCCTGTGAAAAACGTTCCTGAATGTTGCAGTTGCAGTCCAAAGTAGAAGAGTAATAAACTGTATAACAAAACGAAAATatactgaattcaggtgaataAGAACATTATTTGaggtcttattttgatgcaacaattttgttttcattttgggtAAAAAGGTTTTGGTACAATTTTATTTTGCCTCTAGGAGATGCACTGTGAAGAAGGTTTTGAgtcaaagatttgtacattagcaggaatgtagcacaacatgggaGTAAAAGCAGTGTTCTgttcatttaaatgtgaaagtcctaataaaatattgtattaaaaataatcgtgattatcattttggccataatcgtgcagccctggATTTATCTGGCCACTTATATAGAAACTCTCTCGCTGTTGAGTGCTGAGAGCTGTAGGAGAGTATTGTACTTGTGCAGGTAAGAACTTATGTGATTTAAATAACATGTctgctttgttttgttctggTTAGCAAGTCCTCGAAGTGACAGCCAACTCAGACATCAAAACCATCAATAAAACAGAATGACAACCCTTTTTATAAGCCTAATCTTTGTAACAGTTACGAATGATAAGGTCATTCATGCTGAAAGGCCTGGACCTGCATGACCAACTCAAGTCTCAAGAGGCAGGCTACTGCTGCTCATCACGAGGGCAGAGGGATTGTGATTCCAGATGTGAGTTTGTGAAAGATTTATAGTTGTTTGTGCCAAATCCAACTCACTCCTGAAATGGAGatgtctctctcctctgagTTCAGTCATATCCTGTTGAAATTCCTGAAAAGTCTGCTTTATTATCATTCTCTCAGACTACTGTTAtgtgtcatggatttgtttCAGATGGAACTccaaataaaacaatacgtTCATGCTTCGTTGTATCTAAAAGGATGACAAATCAAACTGATATGAAGTGCAAAAAGTGTCATGGAATATTTGACGTTTATACTGTGATAATGTGACCTCAAAAATAAAGATGATCCAATCTGTTCTTCGTAAACCAGtcaataaatccagatgttttatgGGTAACCCTCTAAATCACAGAAGATTAAacccaaaaaagaaaattgtaatTGAATTGTTTGTggttgagtttttttcttttcttttcaaaatggcagtccataTAGACataactttattgttttttgcaaTCAGGTTATTTACTGAAAAACATGTTACTTGCTACACTGGCACCTGAAATGTCTGTAGATGGTGTTGGATTTACGGTTTGTGTTTACGTGTGTGCCCAtcataggaaaaaaaaaaaaaaagcaacataatTGATCGTTCATATTGACAAACATGGTCCAGTTGCTTTTTGCTTCTCTTTGGAAACGCATTTATGTTGCAGCAATAGTGCTGCAGTTTGATGCCTTTAGCATTTATTTGGCAGTTTGGGTGCGAGATGTAATGCAAGCCCCAGGCCTTCGGGCTCTGGTGTTTTTCCTCCTCACTCTGCAGGATGGTCTCATAGATCACACTGACTGCACTGTTACTAACCCggcctctttctgtctctgagaCGGCCATTAAACCTTCATCCTCGCTCTGCCATCCTCTCCTGTGATTTACAAACACTTTAGTCTAAACGGCTCACAGCAGACCTCAAAGAGCACTGGGTAAAGGATCACCTAGCTAAAGCTGGCTCCAGTTGCACTGAGACAGAGacattgggggggggggagagagagaaggacccACATTAGTGCTGCATGACCCTGTTGGCTGGCAGAGGTGAGGGACGACAGAAAGCAAAGCTGTAAATTTGCACCTGGCCGAGCACCTATTTCTGGAGGGAAAGGACACTTCTGTCTCTGTGACTTATCGCTGCGCCGGAGATGTGAGCAATTCAGCCTTTTCACAGCTGATCTGATTTTGTGTTTCTCAGGTGCCTCAAGGAAGGACCAGCCCTCGTTTACACTGAAGCAGGTGAGCTACCTGTGTGAGCGGCTGCTGAAAGACCACGAGGAGAAGATCCGGGAGGAGTACGAACAGATTCTTAACACAAAACTCGCAGGTAATAAACATTGctcttttaaaaatgaataaaatatataaaaccaCAGCAACTCACGATTCATCTGGACAGCACTTTTTTTATTCTGGCAGTGAAGCACAGTAACGCATTGTCCCTGTGTAATGAGAAACATCCCGGCCCCCCTTCTTTAGGAGTATATTTTCATATCATAACTGATAACGTCTGCAGTGCTGGCATCCATGGCTCCCTCAAACAGAGTTTATATGTGCTTCTCGATGCCAAGACTGTAAACGGGCAGGAAACAAGTGCAATAAAGATGGTTGAATGTCAGCTAGCAGCTGAAACAAAACCGTATTCACTCAGAGTATGGCCACATTAAGTCTGTTAAATTCAATAAATACATCTGTTCCTGTTTGTTTTGGCCCTCCGTACCCACTGAGCTGGCATTTTTCTTACCCAGAAACAGAGCTTTTCCCTTTTtatactgtaggctacagtatAAATGGTGCTGGCTTGGTGTTTTGGTGTATTCGGGGAAAACTGAGCTTTTGCAAAACGATGACATACAGTAAACCAGCTCAGTCACATTTGGGAAATGTGGAGGAGTAGGCTGAAGTTAAAGAAGACAACCTTTTGTTGCCTCTAATGTTTTTGTGATCACTTATTGTAAATGATGCACAGTTTTGTTTGCAACCTGAAAAgaggacaaagaagaagaaatttaacagttttcctGTTGTTCAGATGTTTGAGTAGATGGATACATATTCCCAAAAAGGcagtagctgtgtttccattcacatatttttaggCACATTTAGTATTGCAAgtattgcattagaaaagtTTTATGGAAACAGAAGAGAAAGTTTTTACGCTCGCTCAAATGTGTTATAGAAACGCCTTTGCCGAATATATTCTGATgcagcgaacatttaactcccATGTCTGACTGCTTTCGGCGTCTTCCCGGGTATTCCCATAACGTATGAATGCTTGTGTTCATCTCCTGACAACATGAAACATACTATctgacttaaaaaaacaaatgcaacttCCTGAAACATCTCCATTTTTCTCTAGTGGATGGATTAGATTGCcaagccgacttgttttgtttccggttcgcATTCGCAGCCTCTACTTCTTGTACTCTGTTAACCggtggattacagccatgcataGCCTACAGCGCCAACTGCTGACCAAACTACTCTGTAGCCGACAAGACAattttattcgctccaaaccagtcgATGGAAACGCGCCCAATtaacatttatctttttttgcaacatttcaaaagttcgcCTCAAAGTTGTTTGACacatgaatggaaacacagctagtGTTTGAATCTACAGTAAACAtcctcaccttcctcttcttcgcTTTCCAGAACAATATGAATCTTTTGTGAAATTCACACAAGACCAGATCATGCGAAGATACGGAGCCCGGCCTGCTAGTTGTAAGTATCTTAAACCACTATTTCCTTTAAAAAGGTATCATCTGATTATTATCGCGTCTGACTACAGCATcatcattttctgtgtttcagaTGTCTCTTGAACTCACCATGATGAGATCCCAGCTTCCTCTCACAAGATGGCTGCTCTTCTACTGCCCCCCCCTCCtttaattttcattttattttccctatccctccccctctcctccccccacCAATCTCAAACTGTTTGGGTGCCATGGTTTATCCTCATTTTAATCCAGATGTTGATTTCTTACTTCAAAACTATTGCTGCTGGCCAAAACTTAGAAGAATCTGAAAGATAAACTGTATGAAGCCCACCCTTTTTTTGcccctttttttcttgttcATATGCTCTTTCTGGAAATCCTGACTAAAGCAGATCTGTGTCAAATCTCTTGCCGGCGCTGTAGAAATAAAAGCTTATTGGCTCATGTGATCATTCTGTATAACCTCCCAGCAGCTGTATTTAATGGCTCCTGCTTCTCACAGTGTCCCCCTTTTTTGCCCACCGCCCTTCTCCCCTCCTCACAACTCTTTACCTGAGAATGTGGATTTTTCTCCCTtttgaagaaaataaaagttcTGTGATTTAAAAACTGTTGTCTGGGATGTGTTTTTAGTAATATGGGTTGTTCTGTTGTCCCGTCACACGATTCTTCTCAGCAGATGAAGTTTGTAGATGTTTGAATTTCCATTTCTCCCGAGCATCTCAAGGACTTCTCATCCGTGCTGGCTTATAAATTGAATTTGAAGTTCAACGAAGACAATCTCACTTAGAGCTGAAGCGGGGTGATAGACAGAAAATTactattttcatgaaattacTATTAATTGTTTGAGAcattttttcaagcaaaaatggcaaACCTTGTTTAAGTTTTCCTGTTTTAAAGAAAACTACAGttggacttttcttttttttaatataacttTCTAACattctattagggctgtcaaagttgacgcaaattcattttaacgccactaatttctttaacgcaacttgtgatttttaggttgtagcgggctcagttttaaagctagaagataGATGGATACTGGCaccatatgaaacaaaaaaaccttaaggaatccattggtaccatctgtcatactagcttgtagcgatggaggttaaataatgctccaaacttatgttcaattttggcaaggaaaaactggcatagccattttcaaaggggtcccttgacctctgacctctagatatatgaatgaaaatgggttctatgggtacccacgagtctcccctttacagacatgcccactttatgataatcgcatgccgttttggtcaagtcatagtcaacacactgatacactgacagctgttgttgcctgttgggtttga is a window encoding:
- the akirin1 gene encoding akirin-1, which codes for MACGATLKRSMEFEALLSPQSPKRRRCNPLPGTPGAPSPQRCSNLRPPVDSPPTHSMSPPAMGGEHRLTPEQIFQNLRQEYSRIQRRRQLEGAFNQTEACSSSDAPSPSSSLNAPSSPPGASRKDQPSFTLKQVSYLCERLLKDHEEKIREEYEQILNTKLAEQYESFVKFTQDQIMRRYGARPASYVS